A single region of the Sceloporus undulatus isolate JIND9_A2432 ecotype Alabama unplaced genomic scaffold, SceUnd_v1.1 scaffold_24, whole genome shotgun sequence genome encodes:
- the LOC121917582 gene encoding E3 SUMO-protein ligase ZBED1-like isoform X1: MEVCAEVKTDMEDVSSKRVSEFLQKCVKLEDHERDAQPKEEIIEVQTLPILTPSYPQTVQEEISMVFNTCAMPANLGPCTRRRREKGSGHDGTSTSLYVDRRKSKVWNYYTKLGDAYVECNVCKKQLSFHNSTTTMREHLVRKHSIRDTLLSQLKDDQIADPDYVAQETAIKRARQLTPENNNQYHTVPCTEPRTDVILELVLEMIFRDLHPLSVVKDKGFGLLIGYLEPSFILPSPMQLSSMLWHRYNVVKQHLEYYLQTAQSIVICAEFWLSQPNQTYLTIMASFIDREWRRARCILETQQVHENKTESNLGDRLYSVLTDFALSNKNVFCVMHDSLQDMELNSSQLKCVYGWTSLCCAAHLLHQCVKAGLEVEQVQEALSAARSIVCYFQQDAKATCSLNSKLEAINKTKLKLVMDTGARWVTTIEMCECLLDLKWAIMSVLEEHPKGTTVVQNLADHQWKLLQDLVPVMRTLKIATSFLREEQNFSISSLMPCIHGIVTAIGQQSEEASGIIKTVVNNIRSELTQRWGILDDEKLLESPAVVASFLDPRFKEMRFLSPSLRSELHKKIKSMLSQFFNHQSPISNQFWVPNSDYKAEVGEAGNQLSTHKERGPSGQSQSMYDILLGKDPTESMPEIHQQLENYIVEPLCKRSTNPLDWWKNNEHRFPSVARLARQYLAIPATVVPPDQAFAASESALEHRRGVLAPENLDQILFLHQNFDFLESVRNGNENLTKTVHNQF, from the exons ATGGAAGTATGTGCTGAAGTAAAG ACCGACATGGAAGATGTGAGCTCCAAAAGGGTCAGTGAATTCTTGCAGAAATGTGTCAAACTTGAGGATCATGAAAGGGATGCTCAGCCCAAGGAGGAGATCATAGAAGTGCAAACTCTCCCTATACTCACCCCATCCTACCCTCAGACAGTACAAG agGAAATATCAATGGTCTTCAACACCTGTGCCATGCCAGCCAACCTGGGACCATGCACCAGAAGGAGGCGCGAAAAAGGTAGTGGCCACGATGGGACAAGCACATCTCTCTACGTTGACCGGCGCAAATCCAAGGTGTGGAACTATTACACCAAGCTGGGGGATGCCTATGTCGAATGCAACGTCTGCAAGAAACAGCTGTCCTTCCACAATAGCACCACTACCATGAGGGAACAcctggtgaggaaacacagcaTTCGTGACACTTTGTTATCTCAATTAAAGGATGACCAGATTGCAGACCCTGACTACGTTGCTCAGGAAACTGCAATAAAAAGGGCCCGCCAGCTGACACCTGAAAACAATAATCAGTACCACACTGTGCCCTGCACAGAACCCAGGACTGATGTGATTCTGGAACTTGTGTTAGAAATGATTTTTCGGGACCTTCATCCCCTTTCAGTAGTGAAGGACAAAGGCTTTGGCCTTCTAATTGGCTATCTAGAACCCAGTTTTATTCTTCCATCTCCTATGCAGCTCTCTAGCATGTTATGGCACCGATATAATGTTGTCAAGCAACACCTAGAATACTACCTACAAACAGCCCAATCTATTGTAATCTGTGCTGAGTTCTGGCTCTCCCAGCCCAACCAGACATACCTGACAATCATGGCTAGCTTTATTGATAGAGAATGGCGTCGGGCAAGATGTATCTTGGAGACCCAACAGGtgcatgaaaacaaaacagagagcaATTTGGGAGACAGGCTATACTCGGTCTTGACTGACTTTGCGTTATCCAATAAGAATGTTTTCTGTGTGATGCATGACAGCCTTCAGGACATGGAGTTGAACTCGTCACAACTCAAGTGTGTCTATGGCTGGACTAGCCTTTGCTGTGCTGCTCACCTGCTGCATCAGTGTGTCAAGGCAGGTCTTGAGGTGGAGCAGGTGCAAGAGGCCCTGAGTGCTGCTCGTAGCATTGTCTGCTACTTTCAGCAGGATGCTAAGGCTACCTGCTCACTAAACAGCAAACTGGAAGCCATCAACAAGACTAAACTGAAGCTGGTGATGGACACTGGAGCTCGGTGGGTAACCACCATTGAAATGTGTGAGTGTCTACTGGATCTCAAGTGGGCTATCATGTCTGTGTTGGAGGAACATCCCAAGGGAACAACAGTGGTCCAGAATTTGGCTGACCACCAGTGGAAGCTCTtgcaggatctggtgcctgtcATGAGAACACTAAAGATTGCCACTTCCTTCTTGCGGGAGGAGCAGAacttctccatctcttccttgATGCCGTGCATCCATGGAATTGTTACTGCCATCGGGCAGCAGTCAGAAGAAGCAAGCGGCATCATCAAGACTGTGGTGAACAATATCAGGTCGGAACTCACACAGCGTTGGGGAATCTTAGATGATGAGAAACTGCTGGAGAGCCCAGCAGTGGTGGCATCCTTCTTAGACCCACGCTTCAAAGAAATGAGATTCCTCAGCCCCAGTCTGCGGAGTGAGCTGcacaaaaaaatcaaaagcatGTTGTCCCAGTTCTTTAACCACCAGTCCCCAATCTCAAACCAATTTTGGGTTCCAAACTCTGACTACAAAGCAGAGGTTGGTGAAGCAGGCAACCAGCTCTCTACTCACAAGGAAAGAGGTCCAAGCGGGCAGTCCCAGAGTATGTATGACATCCTTTTAGGAAAAGACCCAACTGAGAGTATGCCTGAGATCCACCAGCAACTGGAGAACTACATTGTGGAACCCCTGTGCAAGCGTAGCACTAACCCCTTGGACTGGTGGAAGAACAATGAACATCGTTTTCCCTCTGTAGCCAGATTAGCCCGGCAGTACCTGGCCATACCTGCAACAGTTGT
- the LOC121917582 gene encoding E3 SUMO-protein ligase ZBED1-like isoform X2, with product MEDVSSKRVSEFLQKCVKLEDHERDAQPKEEIIEVQTLPILTPSYPQTVQEEISMVFNTCAMPANLGPCTRRRREKGSGHDGTSTSLYVDRRKSKVWNYYTKLGDAYVECNVCKKQLSFHNSTTTMREHLVRKHSIRDTLLSQLKDDQIADPDYVAQETAIKRARQLTPENNNQYHTVPCTEPRTDVILELVLEMIFRDLHPLSVVKDKGFGLLIGYLEPSFILPSPMQLSSMLWHRYNVVKQHLEYYLQTAQSIVICAEFWLSQPNQTYLTIMASFIDREWRRARCILETQQVHENKTESNLGDRLYSVLTDFALSNKNVFCVMHDSLQDMELNSSQLKCVYGWTSLCCAAHLLHQCVKAGLEVEQVQEALSAARSIVCYFQQDAKATCSLNSKLEAINKTKLKLVMDTGARWVTTIEMCECLLDLKWAIMSVLEEHPKGTTVVQNLADHQWKLLQDLVPVMRTLKIATSFLREEQNFSISSLMPCIHGIVTAIGQQSEEASGIIKTVVNNIRSELTQRWGILDDEKLLESPAVVASFLDPRFKEMRFLSPSLRSELHKKIKSMLSQFFNHQSPISNQFWVPNSDYKAEVGEAGNQLSTHKERGPSGQSQSMYDILLGKDPTESMPEIHQQLENYIVEPLCKRSTNPLDWWKNNEHRFPSVARLARQYLAIPATVVPPDQAFAASESALEHRRGVLAPENLDQILFLHQNFDFLESVRNGNENLTKTVHNQF from the exons ATGGAAGATGTGAGCTCCAAAAGGGTCAGTGAATTCTTGCAGAAATGTGTCAAACTTGAGGATCATGAAAGGGATGCTCAGCCCAAGGAGGAGATCATAGAAGTGCAAACTCTCCCTATACTCACCCCATCCTACCCTCAGACAGTACAAG agGAAATATCAATGGTCTTCAACACCTGTGCCATGCCAGCCAACCTGGGACCATGCACCAGAAGGAGGCGCGAAAAAGGTAGTGGCCACGATGGGACAAGCACATCTCTCTACGTTGACCGGCGCAAATCCAAGGTGTGGAACTATTACACCAAGCTGGGGGATGCCTATGTCGAATGCAACGTCTGCAAGAAACAGCTGTCCTTCCACAATAGCACCACTACCATGAGGGAACAcctggtgaggaaacacagcaTTCGTGACACTTTGTTATCTCAATTAAAGGATGACCAGATTGCAGACCCTGACTACGTTGCTCAGGAAACTGCAATAAAAAGGGCCCGCCAGCTGACACCTGAAAACAATAATCAGTACCACACTGTGCCCTGCACAGAACCCAGGACTGATGTGATTCTGGAACTTGTGTTAGAAATGATTTTTCGGGACCTTCATCCCCTTTCAGTAGTGAAGGACAAAGGCTTTGGCCTTCTAATTGGCTATCTAGAACCCAGTTTTATTCTTCCATCTCCTATGCAGCTCTCTAGCATGTTATGGCACCGATATAATGTTGTCAAGCAACACCTAGAATACTACCTACAAACAGCCCAATCTATTGTAATCTGTGCTGAGTTCTGGCTCTCCCAGCCCAACCAGACATACCTGACAATCATGGCTAGCTTTATTGATAGAGAATGGCGTCGGGCAAGATGTATCTTGGAGACCCAACAGGtgcatgaaaacaaaacagagagcaATTTGGGAGACAGGCTATACTCGGTCTTGACTGACTTTGCGTTATCCAATAAGAATGTTTTCTGTGTGATGCATGACAGCCTTCAGGACATGGAGTTGAACTCGTCACAACTCAAGTGTGTCTATGGCTGGACTAGCCTTTGCTGTGCTGCTCACCTGCTGCATCAGTGTGTCAAGGCAGGTCTTGAGGTGGAGCAGGTGCAAGAGGCCCTGAGTGCTGCTCGTAGCATTGTCTGCTACTTTCAGCAGGATGCTAAGGCTACCTGCTCACTAAACAGCAAACTGGAAGCCATCAACAAGACTAAACTGAAGCTGGTGATGGACACTGGAGCTCGGTGGGTAACCACCATTGAAATGTGTGAGTGTCTACTGGATCTCAAGTGGGCTATCATGTCTGTGTTGGAGGAACATCCCAAGGGAACAACAGTGGTCCAGAATTTGGCTGACCACCAGTGGAAGCTCTtgcaggatctggtgcctgtcATGAGAACACTAAAGATTGCCACTTCCTTCTTGCGGGAGGAGCAGAacttctccatctcttccttgATGCCGTGCATCCATGGAATTGTTACTGCCATCGGGCAGCAGTCAGAAGAAGCAAGCGGCATCATCAAGACTGTGGTGAACAATATCAGGTCGGAACTCACACAGCGTTGGGGAATCTTAGATGATGAGAAACTGCTGGAGAGCCCAGCAGTGGTGGCATCCTTCTTAGACCCACGCTTCAAAGAAATGAGATTCCTCAGCCCCAGTCTGCGGAGTGAGCTGcacaaaaaaatcaaaagcatGTTGTCCCAGTTCTTTAACCACCAGTCCCCAATCTCAAACCAATTTTGGGTTCCAAACTCTGACTACAAAGCAGAGGTTGGTGAAGCAGGCAACCAGCTCTCTACTCACAAGGAAAGAGGTCCAAGCGGGCAGTCCCAGAGTATGTATGACATCCTTTTAGGAAAAGACCCAACTGAGAGTATGCCTGAGATCCACCAGCAACTGGAGAACTACATTGTGGAACCCCTGTGCAAGCGTAGCACTAACCCCTTGGACTGGTGGAAGAACAATGAACATCGTTTTCCCTCTGTAGCCAGATTAGCCCGGCAGTACCTGGCCATACCTGCAACAGTTGT